AGCGATAAGAACAATAAGAAGTAAAGCTCCTACCAGAAACAGTTCACGCATACCTGTACGTGTAATAACCCGAAGGATAGGACCTACTATATATTTACCGATCAGTACTACGATAGCAACAGCAGCCAGAAGAGATACAGCTTTAGCCGGACCACTGATATCTGTCAGCCAGGTATCTCCTTCTGTCGTCACAGCAGATGCATTATCAGCAAGTAAAGGCAAGAGGGCTAATATAGGGATGACCGCAATATCCTGAAACAATAATACAGCAAAAGAGCTCTTGCCGGCAACGGTATCCAACCAGCCCTTTTCTCCCAATGACTGCATTACTATTGCAGTGGAAGATAAGGCCAGTGTGAGTCCGAGAACAAGTCCTTCTTTCCACGAAAAGCCCATTAACGAACAGATAGTTGCAATCAACAGCGCTGAAAGAATAACCTGTAATCCACCCATACCTAATATGGGTCCTCTCAACTTCCATAATGTTCCGGGATCTAACTCCAAACCAATAAGGAAAAGCATCATCACAACTCCAAACTCGGCGACATGCATAACATCTTGCGTACCACTACCTACCCATTGCAAAACAGAAGGGCCAATAATTACTCCGGCAATAAGATATCCAAGCACAGAACCAAGACCAAGTTTTTTGGCAATAGGTACAAAAATTACCGCCGAACCCAGATAGGCTATGATCTGAAATAAAAATGATGAATCCATTATGCTTGATCTTTAAGTTGATTTAAATATGAAAATTGCTGTAAAGCAGATGCTTCAAATGTGCCGGACTGCAGTAGCTGTAAGTGAGATATGAAGTGTTCTATATCCTGTTCAATATCTTTGGGGCCTTTACTGAATGTCCCGTCTATAACATACGGAGGTAAATAATGCATATGACAAAGTGCTGCAGTCTGTTTATACGGCAGCAAAAAGTCTTTAAGCGGATAACCGTGATGTCCTCCCTCCTGGTAAGCTTCCATAGTGGCTCCGGTCGTAACCGCATTGAAGATCCACTTGTCTTTGAGGGCGGTTCCTTTTGATCCGTAAGCCCAGTCATGCAGTAAGACCAGATCAATCCATTGTTTGATAATAGGCGGAGCCGAATACCAATAAATAGGATGCATCCATATAATGATATCATGCCGTTCCAAAGCAGCCTGTTCTACCCGCACCGGAATATCAAAATCAGGATATAACTCATACAGATCTCTTACCGAAATATTCGGTAATGACCGCATGCGTCTGATTAATTTTTTATTTACAACAGATTGTTCTAATGTAGGATGTGCAAACAGCACGAGTATCTTCAGCATGTTGATTCAGTTAAAAGCCGGTGTAAAATTGATCAAATTTAAATTAGCAACTCTTGATCTATGTTAAATTTATTATATTTTTTTGTTTTTTCATTATGACTGTCATTAAGAAAGCATATCAGCTATACCCATAAAAAAAGGGCAGCTCTCCGAAGAGAACTGCCCTTTTTTTGTTTGTTTTTCCTAGTATTTAAGTACTTTCACTTCTGTACGTCGGTTGGCCTGATGCTGTTCTTCTGTACATTTCACGCCATTAGCACATTCATTTACCAGTTTGGACTCCCCATAACCTTTGGAGACAAGGCGTTCCCTGGCAATTCCTTTACTAATGATATATTCTACTGCAGATTTTGCTCTTCGGTCTGATAGTTTCATATTGTAACTGTCTGATCCGCGGCTATCCGTATGACTAGACAGCTCGATCTGAAGAGTCGGATTCTCAATCATGGTATTCACCAGTTGATCCAGCACTTTTGCTGCATCCGGTCTGATATCTGATTTGTTGAAATCATAATATATGTTATCCAGCACAAAAACAATTCCTTCTTTATTTACAGGTTGTAATTTAAAGCTTGCAAACAGGGTGGTATCTTTTGTTGCTCTGATAGCAGGTACAAATAATGAATCTGACATAAACCCATCTTTGGAGACGACTATCTTTTGTGCCAGCTTACTCTGAAGTTCGGTATCGAAAGTCGGACTATTCGCAAAGAAAGTAGACAGTAATTTCCCTTTATCATCAAATATGCGGACCTGAGTCTGCCCCAGCGGATCAGTACTTTCCTTATCAAAGACTTTTCCCTGAAGACGGATTGTTATTTTTGGCTTGGTGTATACAAATGAATAGATATCATCTCCCCCTGCTCCCCCTGTTCGATTAGAGGAAAAATACCCATACTGGCGTTCTTCATCATCTGCAGAAACGACATATGCAAAATCATCGGTTGAAGAGTTCACAGGAGATTTCAGATTCTCTCTGCCTCTGAAATTACTTTTACTACCTACCGCTTTGAACACATCTAGTCCTCCCATGCCGGCATAACCATTACTCGAATAGTATAATGTATCTCCAAATGTGGATGGAAACATCTCATCTCCGGGAGAATTGATTTCATTTCCTGCATTAGCCGGCGTTCCCCATGTACCGTCTGCATTCGCCAGGCTGTACCAGATATCTACCCCTCCTTTTCCTCCCGGCATATCAGAAGCAAAGTACAATACTTTTCCATCTGTGCTCAGACTGGCATGTCCCACAGAATATTTTTCTACATTATTATAGGGAAATGCTTCCGGTATCCATGATTCTCCACTCTTCTTATACAGTATAAGTTCAAGATTATGTTTTTTGAAACGCATACCATCTCTCTTTACTTTCTCAGCACTATTTCCTGCATACGTCCGTGTTACATACAATATATCCTGATCCTGATTGGTAGTCACGGGTCCGACATAATATTTAGCATCGTTATAAACACCATCTGACAATACAGGATACTTTAATGTAATCCCATCTTCATCTCTTCCTGCTGAAAAGATCCTCAGGTAAGCATTTCCTGTCATGTCACTTTTATCAACAGTGGCTACAGACGGTTCTCCGCTATAAAGTACTCCATTACTCAATGGTAAAACCCCAAACTCGGAGAAACTTGTATTTACTTCTTTTTCATTCTTAAGAACATGGGTAGTCGGCTTAGCAGTCCAAAGCAGGGCTGAATCACAACCATCGATCTCTACCTGAATATTTTTTCCATCCGGAAACCGTTGCTTATAATCTACAAATTGCTTTTTTGATTCCGCATATTGTCCATTTATCTTCAGTATCTGAGCATATTTCCAGAATGCATCTTTGTTTTTGCTGTCCAGATCTGTGGCACGCTTCAGCCATTGTTCTGCCAATGTGTATTCGTTGATCTGATAGTAGGAGTCTGCAACAGCATAAACTTCCTTGACGGACAATTCTTTCTTCTCTTCAATCCTGTTATAGATCTGAGCGGATTTTGCATAATCTCCTGAAAGATAGAACTGATAGGCTCTGTCTCTCAGTGACGGCTGTTCTTGCGCCTGCACCTGCTCTCCGTTTATCAGTAGAGCACCTAATGCTGCTGTAACTATTAATTTTCCAAACGCTTTCATCATAATATCATTTAGCTTAGAAGAACCTAGGATTCAAGTATTGTGTAGCTCCACGGCGTCCGAATGTAATACCAAGCGTAATCTCATGTGAGCCATTCTGTACTCCGCTCAATTTGTTGATCATGGCATCATAAGAATATCCGATACGAAGTCTGTCTGTGGCATAAAACTGCGCTATACCTGTAATGGCATTCATCGAACTCAACTTATCAACCGATCTGTCCTGATACTGTCTGTTAAATAAACGGGCTCGTGTACGGTATCCTGCTCCTATCCAAAATTTGCCATTAAATACAAACATGGCATTGACATCCAGAGAAGTCGGTCCTTTAAAATCTTCTTTAAGCAAAATACTTGGTCTCAAATGCACTCCTCTGCTCAACTCTAATAAAGCTCCCGCAATAAAATATCCACTTATAGTACGATACAGGCTTTCAGAAGTATTCTGGTTAAATCTGTAATCTGTACCTGAATTCGTCCCATTAAAAAGATCCTGTACAGATAAGCCTGCATACCATTTCGGATTATAATAATAAACACCTAAACGGATATCCGGTACCCAGTCTGAAATTTTGCCATCCGGGATAATGGGATCATTAGGATCGTTTGCATCCAGTTTATTTCCATCAAGGCTATATTGTGTTACACCCCCTGCCACTCCAAGACTCAGTCTTTGTGTATCCTCATCATCCAACTGGAGACGAAACGCATAATTGGCATACGCAGATGTAGCGGCCTGCGCGCCTAGTTTATCAGCAGTAACATTGAATCCGACACCGTGACGTTTTGAATAAGGATCCAGAACTCCGTCTATAGAAACGGTTCCCGTCTTAGGCGCTCCGCTCCAACCAGTCCACTGACTACGAAGACCTACCTGAGCAAACCACTCCTCCTTATAACCTGCATAGGCAGGATTGACACTCATCGAATTGAACATGTACTGCGTAAACTGGATACTCTGCTGGGCACTGACCTTGGTCAGCCCCAGCAATCCTGCTACTATTATCACTGCATATTTTCCGTATTTCATGTTGTTATTATTTTTAGTAAATAATACAATTTAGTCTATTACTGATTCTAGTTTCTCTTAATTAATACGTCTCCTTTAACTACTTCTTTAACACCATTCTTGGTCGTCTCAATGATGTAGAAATATGTTCCTGCATTCAGATTAAGACCTTCCCAATTGTTGTCATAGTTTGCATTGCGATAAACCTCATTACCCCATCTGTTGATGATGGTCAGACTCACGCGATCGTAGGTTTCTATACCTTTCAAGACAAACTTATCATTGATATTATCTCCATTCGGTGTAATGACATTTGGCACGATCAACGGATTTGACAATACATTGATTTTAACCACTGCCGCATTACTCCATCTTCCTTTCACATCTTTCACACGGTAACTAAACTGATCCACACCTACAAATACTTTATTTGGCAGATAAGTGACAGTTCCGTCTATATTCACTGATGTCGTGCCTTCTGCTGCATTTGTGACGATTTCGACAGTAGCCGGATCAATTGCCCATTTGGTCACCTGATCGTTAGCCAGTACTTCTATCTTCACTTCGTTTGCAGCTTTTGTTTCAGCCTCATCATCTACCGCCAGTATAGTCTGGAAGTCTACAGGTATAGGATCTGTGTCATCCTTATCGTCCTCCGGATCTGTATCCGGATTTTTGCCCGGAGCCCATACGGTGATACCATTTGTGATGGTTGCAGCTGCGTCATCAGATACTGTCGCTGCAACTTTTACCAGGATCTTACCTCCTACCGGTATTGCTGCTGTCGTCGTTACCGAAGCACTGTTGCTCGTTCCGCTGACAGTTGCTGTTCCGCTGATAATACTGTAACCTGTAACAGTAACTCCTGTTCCCGGACGCTCTCTCAGACTGATTACTTT
The Sphingobacterium spiritivorum genome window above contains:
- a CDS encoding NAD(P)H-dependent oxidoreductase, whose product is MLKILVLFAHPTLEQSVVNKKLIRRMRSLPNISVRDLYELYPDFDIPVRVEQAALERHDIIIWMHPIYWYSAPPIIKQWIDLVLLHDWAYGSKGTALKDKWIFNAVTTGATMEAYQEGGHHGYPLKDFLLPYKQTAALCHMHYLPPYVIDGTFSKGPKDIEQDIEHFISHLQLLQSGTFEASALQQFSYLNQLKDQA
- a CDS encoding OmpA family protein; the encoded protein is MMKAFGKLIVTAALGALLINGEQVQAQEQPSLRDRAYQFYLSGDYAKSAQIYNRIEEKKELSVKEVYAVADSYYQINEYTLAEQWLKRATDLDSKNKDAFWKYAQILKINGQYAESKKQFVDYKQRFPDGKNIQVEIDGCDSALLWTAKPTTHVLKNEKEVNTSFSEFGVLPLSNGVLYSGEPSVATVDKSDMTGNAYLRIFSAGRDEDGITLKYPVLSDGVYNDAKYYVGPVTTNQDQDILYVTRTYAGNSAEKVKRDGMRFKKHNLELILYKKSGESWIPEAFPYNNVEKYSVGHASLSTDGKVLYFASDMPGGKGGVDIWYSLANADGTWGTPANAGNEINSPGDEMFPSTFGDTLYYSSNGYAGMGGLDVFKAVGSKSNFRGRENLKSPVNSSTDDFAYVVSADDEERQYGYFSSNRTGGAGGDDIYSFVYTKPKITIRLQGKVFDKESTDPLGQTQVRIFDDKGKLLSTFFANSPTFDTELQSKLAQKIVVSKDGFMSDSLFVPAIRATKDTTLFASFKLQPVNKEGIVFVLDNIYYDFNKSDIRPDAAKVLDQLVNTMIENPTLQIELSSHTDSRGSDSYNMKLSDRRAKSAVEYIISKGIARERLVSKGYGESKLVNECANGVKCTEEQHQANRRTEVKVLKY
- a CDS encoding type IX secretion system membrane protein PorP/SprF, encoding MKYGKYAVIIVAGLLGLTKVSAQQSIQFTQYMFNSMSVNPAYAGYKEEWFAQVGLRSQWTGWSGAPKTGTVSIDGVLDPYSKRHGVGFNVTADKLGAQAATSAYANYAFRLQLDDEDTQRLSLGVAGGVTQYSLDGNKLDANDPNDPIIPDGKISDWVPDIRLGVYYYNPKWYAGLSVQDLFNGTNSGTDYRFNQNTSESLYRTISGYFIAGALLELSRGVHLRPSILLKEDFKGPTSLDVNAMFVFNGKFWIGAGYRTRARLFNRQYQDRSVDKLSSMNAITGIAQFYATDRLRIGYSYDAMINKLSGVQNGSHEITLGITFGRRGATQYLNPRFF